One Nodosilinea sp. FACHB-141 DNA segment encodes these proteins:
- a CDS encoding J domain-containing protein has translation MANETHYQTLEVQESATQAEIKRAYRRLAKEYHPDSKSDRASHDRIARINIAYEVIGDPSRRTVYDQQRQGFVAADPVESATNRTKRTADMQAVYRYAREATQSSEAREDAWLKLVYGPVDRLLGKIMSPLKTEIRKLSADPFDDELMEGFMAYLEQGRTWLEQAQSKFNSMANPASMAGVAADIYHCLGLLEDGLDELDRFTMSYEESYIHTGTELFRRVKQLRADAKERLKRLV, from the coding sequence ATGGCAAACGAGACCCACTACCAAACCCTTGAGGTTCAAGAGTCGGCGACCCAGGCAGAGATTAAGCGCGCCTATCGTCGTCTGGCTAAGGAGTATCATCCTGATAGCAAGAGCGATCGCGCGTCCCACGATCGCATTGCTCGCATCAACATTGCCTACGAAGTCATTGGCGACCCCTCGCGGCGTACGGTTTATGACCAGCAGCGTCAGGGGTTTGTAGCCGCTGACCCAGTGGAGAGTGCTACCAATCGGACGAAGCGCACGGCGGATATGCAGGCGGTGTATCGCTACGCTCGCGAGGCAACACAGTCGTCTGAGGCGCGCGAAGATGCCTGGCTAAAGCTGGTTTACGGCCCAGTGGACAGGTTGTTGGGCAAAATCATGTCGCCCCTAAAAACAGAGATTCGCAAGCTGTCGGCTGACCCCTTCGACGATGAGCTGATGGAGGGGTTTATGGCGTATTTAGAGCAGGGCCGCACCTGGCTGGAGCAGGCCCAGAGCAAGTTTAACTCGATGGCAAATCCGGCAAGTATGGCGGGGGTGGCGGCGGATATTTACCACTGTCTGGGGCTGCTGGAGGATGGGCTGGATGAACTCGATCGCTTCACGATGAGCTATGAGGAGAGCTACATTCACACCGGAACGGAGCTATTTCGGCGGGTGAAGCAACTGCGGGCTGATGCGAAGGAGCGGTTGAAGCGGTTGGTGTAA
- a CDS encoding pseudouridine synthase, with protein MNQGWVYTDRITPAEAGLSVLDFYSNRYRYFSRVIWRDRIAAGQIRQNGIAMASDDRLSAGDRLDYHRPPWEEPEAPLEFGVLYEDEDLMAIAKPSGLPVLPGGGFLTHTLLHQLRLRYSDNPPIPVHRLGRGTSGVMLLGRSPLARAVLSRQLRDSTATAHDPQAPHPIRKTYRALIGFTNLPDKFILTTSIGKVDHPALGYVYAASPAGLPSYSEGLVIQRNVDSTLVEVTIRTGRPHQIRIHLAAAGFPLIGDPLYGVGGLPLPIKPSETGRVPVPGDVGYHLHAYHLTLPHPRTQEPLEILCPAPTILQSSSR; from the coding sequence ATGAATCAAGGATGGGTTTACACCGATCGCATCACCCCCGCCGAAGCTGGTCTCTCCGTCCTCGACTTCTATAGCAATCGCTACAGGTACTTTAGTCGGGTGATATGGCGCGATCGCATCGCAGCTGGCCAAATTCGCCAAAACGGTATTGCCATGGCCTCCGACGATCGCCTCAGTGCGGGGGACAGGCTGGACTACCATCGGCCTCCGTGGGAGGAGCCGGAGGCACCGCTGGAGTTTGGGGTGCTGTATGAGGATGAGGATTTGATGGCGATCGCTAAGCCATCAGGTCTGCCGGTGCTGCCTGGCGGGGGCTTCCTCACCCATACGCTGCTGCACCAGCTCAGGCTGCGCTATTCCGACAACCCGCCCATTCCGGTACATCGGCTGGGGCGGGGAACGTCGGGGGTAATGCTACTGGGGCGATCGCCTCTAGCTCGTGCTGTGCTCAGTCGCCAGCTGCGCGACTCGACCGCAACGGCCCACGATCCCCAAGCTCCACACCCCATTCGCAAGACCTATCGAGCTCTAATTGGGTTCACCAACTTACCCGACAAGTTCATCCTCACAACCTCTATCGGCAAAGTCGATCACCCAGCGCTGGGGTATGTGTACGCAGCCTCGCCCGCCGGTCTACCCTCCTACAGCGAGGGCCTGGTTATCCAGCGCAATGTAGATTCCACCCTGGTAGAAGTCACTATTCGCACTGGGAGACCCCACCAGATTCGCATTCACCTAGCGGCGGCAGGGTTTCCGCTCATCGGGGATCCCCTCTACGGGGTCGGCGGCCTACCGCTACCGATTAAACCGTCTGAGACTGGCAGAGTCCCCGTCCCCGGCGACGTTGGCTACCATCTGCACGCCTACCATCTAACCCTCCCCCATCCCCGCACCCAAGAACCTTTAGAAATTCTCTGCCCTGCCCCCACCATCTTGCAGAGTTCCAGCCGCTAA
- a CDS encoding GNAT family N-acetyltransferase: MFTVIHQLTSAQVEQLHQMYLQEWWSNKRALADVSPLLANSDLLFGLWDEEAQRLAGFCRVLTDWVYRAIVFDVIVAADYRGQGLGAKLIEHVTTHPRIAQVECIQLFCTPEMQPFYEKHGFGQAEQLLMVRPCEVRSRE, translated from the coding sequence ATGTTTACTGTCATTCACCAGCTCACCTCCGCTCAGGTTGAGCAGCTTCACCAGATGTATTTGCAGGAGTGGTGGAGCAACAAACGAGCCTTGGCCGATGTGTCGCCCCTGCTGGCCAACAGCGACCTACTCTTTGGCCTATGGGACGAGGAGGCGCAGCGGTTGGCAGGCTTTTGTCGAGTCCTGACGGACTGGGTGTATCGGGCGATCGTATTCGATGTAATCGTGGCGGCAGACTATCGTGGGCAGGGCTTGGGAGCTAAGCTGATCGAGCATGTCACCACCCACCCCCGAATTGCCCAGGTGGAGTGCATTCAACTGTTTTGCACCCCCGAGATGCAGCCCTTTTACGAGAAACATGGCTTTGGTCAGGCGGAGCAGCTGTTGATGGTGCGGCCTTGTGAGGTAAGGAGCAGGGAGTAG